In Hahella sp. HNIBRBA332, the genomic window CACGCGCCGGCGTTCGCGCCGGCGTTATTTGCGTGTCTGGGAGGTGTTATGAAATCAATGAGGGTGAAGATTAACTTCCGCCTTAAAAGCGATACTGGTACATGGAAAGTATTCACGGTTCAGAGAGTCCCAGGAAAGAACAGCCCGAAGCAGATTCATTTGGGATACGTCCCTAGTACCGATATCATCCGATCCCGTGATCGAGAAAAGCTTGTTAGTCAGTTACGGCGAAAATGTAAGGCGATATACGGCTTTTCAGAAGCAAGGCTCAAAAAGATGGATATAGACTGGAGCGATGCAGATGAGAAGTTTCGGAAGAAGATGGCTGCTGTGGTAGCAGAGAAAGCTACTGCTCCTGTGGCCCGCCTTCAGTATCCAGGAGCACGGAAAGGCTTGCTAATTGCCTTGGCTGAAGTAGCTCAGAATCTTGATGAAATACAGACAAAATCCTGGCTGTCGCAATACGCAAACACAGAGCCACTTTTAGCTGTGGTGTTAGCTGTGGCCTATTTAAATTCCGCGAACAAAACACAATTAGCGGAGATGACGGGCTATTCACAATCCAAGACATATCATTGGTTGGTATTTGCCCTATCAGAAGGTTTGATAAAAGAAAGTACAGGGGTCGATAATCGAACTAAGTATTTTGAGTTGGATGATTGGGGGAGATCCATCCTAACCACGCCACCTGCGGACATAGACATCCCTTTAACTCGGCAATTTAAACGAGAATGAGAATCAATATACAGGTAGTATATCCTACATTAAACTTAGGAAAGGGCTCTCCACCAGGGGAGCCCTTTTTTGATTCTGTGATTTGGCCATGTCAGATCGGCAAATACTTCAGAACGTGTCTTGCACTGAGGAGCCTATCTTTCTTGAAGTTGAGTAGTAAAGTTAGCTTTACTGATTTCGCGTAATTGGGGCACTACAAAACTACCCCGGCGGCCCTCTCCCCAGGTCTGAATTTTTGACAATTTAGTGCCGCAAAAAGATAGAAAGAGAGGCGTCAAGTTTTCGTTACTAGCTGGGTAGTATGTACTACTTTCATACAAAATGAACGATTTAAAATACTAATAAAAACAATAACATAAATTATTTCATAAAATATGAAATCCATTTTACACAAGCAGGATGACAAGGTATTGAAATCCTGGCTCGTCTAAAATGAGGAAATTTGATTTGTATGTGTTCCTAAATAGGTAAAATAGTGATAAACAAGGTGCAATGAGACATAACGAAAACGCAAAATGCGTAGTTGACAGGGGTTGGAATACGCTAGATGAAAACTATTTCCGTTGCTGGTTGCTCGTCTACCTATTTAAGGGACATTAACTGGGAACAGGCTATCTCTAGACGTCCTAAACTTCTGGATGAAGAAGAGGATCTGCCAAAGTATTTACTACTGCCAGAAGTTCAGCGAGTGCTAGCCGAGGCCCTTAACGATCACTTAAACCTATTTCTGGATACTCTGTGGCATACAGGGGCGAAGGTTGGTGAAGCGTTAGCTTTGACGCCTAGCTCGTTTCACCTCAGTGGTGATTCTGATGTATTACTACGGTCGGCGGGAAAACTTGGGAAGAGTGATAATGTAAGTGTAGAGCGCTTTGTTCCATTGACTGATGCAGATTATCTGCAGAAAGTTAGGCGATATATCGTTACTAACAAGGTGAGGCCGCAGGAGCCGTTGTTCAGATATTCTGTTCGGTACTACCGCAAACTACTCGATCAGCTAATTCTTGGCCTGGGCACAGCGATTGCCGTCCCCGTTACCCTACAAACCTTCCGTCACTCGTTTGCGGTTAACTTGGTGCTGCATGGTTTGGATATCCAGAGAGTACAAAAGTTACTAGGAATCGCACATATAAAGAACACTGTTGTCTATGCGAAGGTGTTGTCTGGTGATTTACATAGCCAGATGAAAGACGTGAGATTCCATTTATAAGGAGGCTCATACTTTGATTCGTTGGGTTCATCCGGTGAAAAGGCGTTTTTATCGAGCTTCCTTACAAGTAGACCTTTTTGGTGGCCTCTATATACAGCTTGCATGAGGAAGTTTGGATAGTAAACGTGGAAATTCGATGAGAGTACCCTGCCCTACTATATCTGATGCGAGGAGTGAGTTACGCCTTATTTTCAGGGTACGGCGCAAGCATGGCTATCTGCTGTTCCCTTAAAGGAGCCGAACTTCCGGGTTGAACATTTGTTCAATCTGGAAGTGTGGCCTGCCAGGGGTTCGGGGGGGGGCGGCAAAGAGCCCCCCTGAGCTACCGCGCTTCGCTTGCTGGCAAAGCGTACAGAACAAAATGAATTTTGCCCTATACGCTCCGCTTTTCGGGTATCTAAGCAGTGAATCGCTCCGGTTTTGTCGGAGGCAGTTTTATTTGAGTCTTGCGGGATGCTGCTCAGCTACAAACTCACTACGACTTCTCTTCCCAGAACAGTAAAGGGTCCAAGCCAGCCCAAAACATATGAGGGAGTTTCGGAATGTCAGCTCCCTTATTATTAATAGAGGCATGTTTAGCCATGGCTCCAGCATACTTTTTGAATATGGGCTCCACTAACTCCATGTACTTACTACTATTGAAGCTATAGGTTCGTATAGGTTTAGAAATCTGTCGAAACTGCAATGTCACATAGCTGTCTTCACCAGTCCCCTCTTTTTTGTTTTCATATACGAATGAGTCGTAATCGTTCTCAAGTGCCCACTGACGCAGTTTAACGGACAAATTGACCCAGACGATTTCATAGTATCTCTGATCCTTCGTATCAATCCCTAGGGTCTGTTGACGTTTCACATCGGCAGCCATAAATACCCACAAGCCATGGCTACCATACTTTCATAGTTCCTCTTCAACTTGTCATACCTCGTCGCGATGGCCCGGTACTGCTTGAGTCGGGCGAAGGCGTTCTCCACCAAATGGCGACACTTGTATAAACCCCAATCCATATCGTCATTGCCTTTGACAGAGTTTCGCTTTCTCGGTATCACGGCCCTGGCTCCCTTCCTTTCGATCTGTGCCCGCACTCGTTCACTGTCGTAGCCTTTGTCTCCGACAACCGCTTCTGACAAGGGAAGCTTTTCAATCAACTCCGCCGCTGCCGTACAGTCATTGACTTCGCCTCCTGTGATCTCAAATTCCACAGGAAGACCATAGGCATCCACGGCCAGATGCACTTTCGTGGTATTGCCCGCCCGACTCTTACCAATCGCCTGAGACTCTTCCGTGCAGGCTCCTGCGCTGTGCTGATGGGCCTTCACATAGCTGCCATCAATAAACTCCCATTCCAAATCCGGCTCGCGGATCAAGCCCCGGAAGATCCTCAACCACTTGCCTTGGGCAGACCAGGAATTGAATTTTTTGAACACCGAATTCCAGTCGCCAAACTGCCCTGGCAAGTCTCGCCAGGGACACCCCGTCCGCATTCGGTACAACATGCCTTCCACCATCATTCGTAGTGTGGGCTTGTTATAGATTCGCTCTTGCAGCATGATCTCTTTCAGCTTCGACCAAAGCTCGTCACTGAGCATCAATCGGGGCATCGCAAACTCGTCTTGTTGTTGGTGTGGGAACCGCAATATGACGAGTTTGCGCCTATCTATCACCTATGACGAAACGTCAACACGCCCTAGGGCTTTAAGCCTTTGCCTTCGCTTAGAAAATTCATGTTTGAAAACTTGATTGTCTTTTTGCTTTTTAAAGATGTAATCAATTTCTGGCTCCTTCATAAGACTAGCGATCTGAACAGGATAGATAATTCCGGTAAAGGGGGGAAAAAAGCTCAGCCAGCAGCTTTCGTTGTTCAGCCGTTATATCACTAGGGGCGAATATCCCCAATCCACCACTTGCTATGGGGTCATCATCCCAACTGTCTTCCAGTCTTAGCGATCTGGTTATGTTCACACCGACTTCATAGATTGATAGACGTGATGCGAATTCGCAGAATTCCCTGAGTGTTTGCGCAACGGTCTGAAACCTAGGGAGGCTATTGGAGGAGTGACCTCTTATTGCGAAAAGGCCGTCATTGGTAAGCGCTCGGTCAGCGAGTGCAGCAAACATACCCTCCACCCTTTGGACAGCGGCTAATTTAGAGCCAAGATGCCTCATTATTGATTCTGTAGAACTTGATGACGAGCTGAAAAATAGATTCATCCTATGTAACGCCTCATACAAAAATAATCCGTTAATGCTCCTGTTAGAAACCATATAGGATTACTATTCATACCATTCAAATTACCGATCACAACAAATATCGGGTGATAAAGTTTTCTGTGAGTGACTGGGCTTAAGTCCTCTGGCGGTAATGTAGGAAACTCCTACGACAACGCTCTGCCGACAATTATCAACCGCTTTCGCAAGGCACGGGTTATCCACAATAGCAGGCCCTCGAAAGGGCTGGATGAAATCGAACAGGCTACCCTCACTTGAGTGAAGCGGTTCCACAATCATCGATTGTTACAGCCGATTTGAGATGTACCTCTCGTCGTATACGAAAACCCGCGGATAACCCCAGGTAAGCTCAATGTCGGAAGGAATAAGACTGTGAATCAACTCTTCTTGCATGCCACTACAATCCCCTTTCCGATTAGTGAACCAGACCAATTATAGATTTCAGCTAACTGATCCTACCCACAAAGATTAGACACGTCATTAAGCGACTTTCGATGCATCATAACTCTCTGGGCTGAGATACCCATTTGCGCTATGAAGGCGGGTCCGATTGTAATCCACTTCGATATACTCAAACACGGCTTCACGCATTTCTTGTCGGGTTGCGTACCGCTCTCCGTGAATCGCTTCCACTTTCAGGGAGTGAAAGAAGCTTTCCACACAGGCATTGTCATAGCAATTGCCTTTGCCGCTCATGCTGCAACGAAGCCCATGCGCCTGAATCAACGTCTGATAGGCTTCTGAGCAATATT contains:
- a CDS encoding IS5 family transposase, whose translation is MPRLMLSDELWSKLKEIMLQERIYNKPTLRMMVEGMLYRMRTGCPWRDLPGQFGDWNSVFKKFNSWSAQGKWLRIFRGLIREPDLEWEFIDGSYVKAHQHSAGACTEESQAIGKSRAGNTTKVHLAVDAYGLPVEFEITGGEVNDCTAAAELIEKLPLSEAVVGDKGYDSERVRAQIERKGARAVIPRKRNSVKGNDDMDWGLYKCRHLVENAFARLKQYRAIATRYDKLKRNYESMVAMACGYLWLPM
- a CDS encoding tyrosine-type recombinase/integrase; amino-acid sequence: MKTISVAGCSSTYLRDINWEQAISRRPKLLDEEEDLPKYLLLPEVQRVLAEALNDHLNLFLDTLWHTGAKVGEALALTPSSFHLSGDSDVLLRSAGKLGKSDNVSVERFVPLTDADYLQKVRRYIVTNKVRPQEPLFRYSVRYYRKLLDQLILGLGTAIAVPVTLQTFRHSFAVNLVLHGLDIQRVQKLLGIAHIKNTVVYAKVLSGDLHSQMKDVRFHL